In one window of Halopiger aswanensis DNA:
- a CDS encoding L-rhamnose mutarotase, with amino-acid sequence MERIAFHLEIVDGQRDAYREEHQNVPDALEEAYLESDAGIETYSVFERDGHVFGYLELEDPDVIKEIMEESDAQGDWDEVMDGILEPDDDDIWMDEVYRMK; translated from the coding sequence ATGGAGCGAATCGCGTTCCACCTGGAAATCGTCGACGGACAGCGAGACGCGTATCGCGAGGAACACCAGAACGTCCCGGACGCACTCGAGGAGGCCTACCTCGAGTCCGACGCCGGCATCGAGACGTACTCCGTGTTCGAACGGGACGGCCACGTCTTCGGCTATCTGGAACTCGAGGACCCGGACGTCATCAAGGAGATCATGGAAGAGAGTGATGCACAAGGGGACTGGGACGAAGTCATGGACGGCATCCTCGAGCCGGACGATGACGATATTTGGATGGACGAAGTATACCGGATGAAGTGA